A genomic segment from Segniliparus rotundus DSM 44985 encodes:
- a CDS encoding sensor histidine kinase: MCSNRPAEPRRRRGPRTWSLRARLVAAQAALLVLVCVGVGTGTMLAMDRYLFGQLDAQLRDASGRSVVLFDLGPPPQLADDKVRSGPGPIFLNAPGQSIGTVGAVMAGGRVAEAAVITSSGARQRLAETAYRQLAAAPRDHAATMRLDGLGDYRVLKAPASDGTEVVTGLPAAEVQSTLLSVFGIFCAVAAAALGFALVAGTLIVRRELVPLSQVADAAQEVADLDLDRGEVELPTPIVQMDPDRSHTEVGQLGAALNRMIARIADALSARHASETRVRQFVADASHELRTPLAVIRGYTELAQRDLAEVPAEVAHAMGRVGAEAVRMTGLVEDLLLLARLDSGPLLEKKPVDLSQLVVDAVSDIHVAAPDHLWSLDIPDEPVVVPGDCARLHQVVANLLSNCRAHTPPGTSVTVALAATTSDAVLTVADDGPGIPAAQQSEIFERFVRGDSSRSRRSGGTGLGLAIAAAVVGAHDGDITVRSSPGDTVFTVTLPARWSDAFIADA, translated from the coding sequence ATGTGCTCAAACCGGCCCGCTGAACCGAGGCGGCGGCGCGGGCCGAGGACGTGGTCGTTGCGGGCCCGGTTGGTCGCGGCGCAAGCGGCGTTGCTGGTGCTGGTGTGCGTCGGGGTGGGCACGGGGACCATGTTGGCGATGGACCGCTACCTGTTCGGCCAGCTCGACGCTCAGCTCCGCGACGCGAGCGGGCGCTCGGTGGTGCTGTTCGACCTCGGGCCGCCCCCGCAGCTCGCCGACGACAAGGTGCGGTCCGGGCCGGGGCCAATCTTCCTCAACGCGCCGGGCCAGTCCATCGGCACGGTCGGCGCGGTCATGGCGGGCGGGCGCGTTGCGGAGGCGGCGGTCATCACGTCGAGCGGCGCGCGGCAACGGCTCGCCGAGACCGCCTACCGGCAACTGGCGGCCGCTCCCCGGGACCACGCCGCGACCATGAGGCTCGACGGCCTTGGCGATTACCGGGTGTTGAAAGCGCCGGCGAGCGACGGCACAGAGGTTGTGACCGGGCTGCCCGCCGCTGAGGTGCAGAGCACGCTCTTGTCGGTGTTCGGCATCTTCTGCGCCGTCGCCGCGGCGGCGCTCGGTTTCGCGCTCGTCGCGGGGACGCTGATCGTCCGCCGAGAGCTGGTCCCTTTGTCGCAGGTAGCCGATGCGGCGCAAGAGGTGGCCGACCTGGACCTCGACCGGGGCGAGGTCGAGCTGCCGACCCCGATCGTCCAGATGGACCCCGACCGGTCGCACACCGAGGTCGGCCAGCTCGGCGCCGCGTTGAACCGGATGATCGCCCGCATTGCCGACGCGCTCTCGGCGAGGCACGCCAGCGAGACGCGGGTCCGGCAGTTCGTGGCCGACGCCAGCCACGAGCTGCGCACCCCGCTGGCGGTGATTCGAGGCTACACCGAGCTGGCCCAGCGAGACCTTGCCGAAGTCCCTGCCGAGGTGGCCCACGCGATGGGGCGGGTGGGCGCGGAGGCGGTGCGGATGACCGGGCTCGTCGAGGACCTGCTGCTGCTGGCCCGCCTGGACTCGGGGCCCCTTTTGGAGAAGAAGCCGGTGGACTTGTCGCAGCTCGTCGTCGACGCCGTCAGCGACATCCATGTCGCCGCTCCGGACCACCTCTGGTCACTGGACATCCCCGACGAGCCGGTGGTCGTCCCAGGCGACTGCGCTCGCCTGCACCAAGTGGTGGCGAACCTGTTGTCCAACTGCCGGGCGCACACCCCGCCGGGGACTTCGGTGACCGTCGCTCTCGCCGCCACCACCAGCGACGCCGTGCTGACGGTGGCCGACGACGGACCAGGGATTCCCGCCGCGCAGCAGTCGGAGATCTTCGAGCGGTTCGTGAGAGGCGACAGCTCGCGATCGCGCCGAAGCGGCGGCACCGGTCTCGGGCTCGCGATTGCGGCTGCTGTCGTGGGCGCCCATGACGGGGACATCACCGTGCGCAGCTCCCCCGGCGACACAGTGTTCACTGTCACGCTGCCCGCTCGCTGGTCGGATGCGTTCATAGCGGACGCATAG
- the poxB gene encoding ubiquinone-dependent pyruvate dehydrogenase — protein sequence MATTADRIISALKTTGVRRVYGLPGDSLNGFTDAIRRSEGITWEHVRHEETAAFAAAAEAALTGQLAVCAGSCGPGNLHLINGLFDAQRSGVPVLAIAAHIPLAEVGSGYFQETRPQELFRECSVYTELVTGAQTAPRIVEMAMRAAVEERGVAVVVIPGEVFLSRAGEDGWLSKPVVATRSVARPDDESLRQAAEIINGSHKITILGGAGTAGAHDELVGLAAALQAPIVHALRGKEHIEYDNPYDVGMTGLLGFASGYKAIREADVLLMLGTDFPYQQFYPENAKIIQVDIRGRQLGRRVPIDLGLVGTVKDTIAALAPLLRRNDNSQHLDRAVKHYRKTRASLDSLAVNDHDKTPIRPEYVAGLVDRLASDDAVFTVDVGSPVVWASRYLTMNGKRRLVGSFTHGTMACALPHAIGAQTVDRRRQVVALAGDGGLTMLFGDLITLTQNNLPVKVVVFNNSSLNFVELEMKAAGIVNFGTELHNPDFAAVARALGIPGFRVEQPKDLQAALTEAFAHDGPALVDVVTARQELSIPPVITAEQAKGFTLYAIRTILAGRADELLDLVSTNVARRILD from the coding sequence ATGGCAACGACCGCAGACCGCATCATCTCCGCGTTGAAGACGACCGGCGTGCGCCGGGTCTACGGATTGCCGGGGGACAGCCTCAACGGGTTCACTGACGCAATCCGCCGCAGCGAGGGCATCACCTGGGAACACGTCCGCCACGAGGAGACAGCCGCTTTCGCAGCAGCTGCCGAAGCGGCGCTGACCGGTCAATTGGCGGTCTGCGCGGGCAGCTGCGGGCCGGGCAACCTGCATTTGATCAACGGGCTCTTCGACGCGCAGCGCAGCGGGGTCCCGGTGTTGGCCATCGCGGCGCACATCCCGCTCGCCGAGGTCGGCTCCGGCTATTTCCAAGAAACCCGCCCGCAGGAGCTGTTCCGGGAGTGCAGCGTGTACACCGAGCTGGTCACCGGGGCGCAGACAGCGCCGCGCATCGTGGAGATGGCGATGCGCGCGGCCGTCGAAGAGCGCGGCGTCGCGGTGGTCGTCATTCCGGGGGAGGTCTTCTTGAGCCGCGCGGGCGAGGACGGCTGGCTCAGCAAACCCGTCGTGGCCACCCGCTCGGTGGCGCGCCCGGACGACGAGTCCCTGCGCCAGGCGGCCGAGATCATCAACGGGTCCCACAAGATCACCATCCTCGGCGGCGCCGGGACGGCGGGCGCGCACGACGAGCTGGTCGGACTCGCCGCCGCACTGCAAGCGCCTATCGTGCACGCGTTGCGCGGCAAGGAGCACATCGAGTACGACAACCCGTACGACGTGGGCATGACCGGGCTTTTGGGGTTCGCTTCGGGCTACAAGGCGATCCGGGAGGCCGATGTGCTGCTCATGCTGGGCACCGACTTCCCGTACCAGCAGTTCTACCCGGAGAACGCGAAAATCATCCAGGTCGACATCCGGGGCCGCCAACTGGGGCGGCGGGTCCCCATCGACCTCGGGCTGGTCGGCACAGTCAAAGACACCATCGCGGCGCTGGCGCCGCTGCTGCGCCGCAACGACAATTCCCAGCACCTCGACCGCGCGGTCAAGCACTACCGCAAGACCCGCGCGTCTCTCGACTCCCTGGCGGTCAACGACCACGACAAGACCCCCATCCGCCCGGAATACGTCGCGGGGCTCGTGGACCGGCTCGCCTCGGACGACGCCGTGTTCACGGTGGACGTCGGCTCACCGGTGGTCTGGGCTTCGCGCTATTTGACGATGAACGGCAAGCGACGGCTGGTCGGATCGTTCACCCACGGCACGATGGCCTGCGCGTTGCCGCACGCGATCGGCGCGCAAACAGTCGACCGCCGCCGCCAAGTGGTCGCCCTCGCCGGCGACGGGGGTTTGACGATGCTCTTCGGGGATCTCATCACGCTGACGCAGAACAACCTTCCCGTCAAGGTCGTCGTGTTCAACAACTCGTCGCTCAACTTTGTGGAATTGGAGATGAAGGCCGCCGGGATCGTCAATTTCGGCACCGAGCTGCACAATCCGGATTTCGCGGCGGTCGCCCGCGCGCTCGGCATTCCCGGTTTCCGGGTCGAGCAGCCCAAAGACCTTCAGGCCGCGCTCACGGAAGCGTTCGCCCACGACGGCCCGGCGCTCGTCGATGTGGTGACCGCGCGCCAAGAGCTGTCGATTCCGCCTGTTATCACGGCCGAGCAGGCAAAGGGCTTCACCCTGTACGCGATACGCACGATCCTCGCCGGGCGGGCGGATGAACTCCTCGACTTGGTCTCGACCAACGTCGCCCGCCGGATTTTGGACTAA
- a CDS encoding response regulator transcription factor, which produces MPLLDQVPRRAGGGPARVLVVDDEQALAELVSMALRREGWEPAVAFDGAGAIKLARDAAPDVVVLDVMLPDMSGLEVLLRLREMYPALPLLLLTAKDAVEDRIAGLTAGGDDYVTKPFSLEELMLRVRALLRRAGMAGEDSDARIVVGDLVLDEDSHEVSRGGDPIVLTATEFELLRFMMRNAKRVLSKNQILDRVWSYDFGGRSNIVELYVSYLRKKIDTEREPMIHTLRGVGYVLKPAR; this is translated from the coding sequence ATGCCTCTCTTGGACCAAGTACCGCGCCGCGCGGGCGGAGGGCCCGCGCGAGTGCTCGTGGTTGACGACGAGCAGGCTCTGGCGGAGCTGGTGTCGATGGCGCTGCGGCGAGAGGGGTGGGAGCCCGCCGTGGCCTTCGACGGGGCGGGGGCGATCAAGCTTGCCCGCGACGCGGCTCCGGACGTGGTGGTGCTCGACGTCATGCTGCCAGACATGAGCGGCCTGGAGGTGCTGCTCAGGCTGCGCGAGATGTATCCGGCGCTGCCGCTCCTGCTACTGACTGCGAAAGACGCGGTGGAGGACCGGATCGCCGGGCTGACGGCGGGCGGCGACGACTACGTGACCAAGCCGTTCAGCCTGGAGGAGCTGATGCTGCGGGTGAGGGCGCTCTTGCGCCGCGCGGGCATGGCGGGAGAGGACTCAGACGCCCGGATCGTGGTTGGGGACCTGGTCCTGGACGAGGACAGTCACGAGGTGTCCAGAGGCGGGGATCCGATCGTTTTGACCGCGACGGAGTTCGAGCTGCTGCGGTTCATGATGCGCAACGCCAAGCGGGTGCTCAGCAAGAACCAGATCCTGGACCGCGTCTGGAGCTACGACTTCGGCGGACGGTCGAACATCGTCGAGCTGTACGTCTCTTACCTGCGCAAAAAGATCGACACGGAGCGGGAGCCGATGATTCACACGCTGCGAGGCGTCGGGTATGTGCTCAAACCGGCCCGCTGA
- a CDS encoding ArnT family glycosyltransferase, giving the protein MRAPDLLEEQAGSAAGTTGMRAAPGRRRAAVPKHRWAVAALLVSTTGFWLIGLSRNGWANAFYSAAAQAGTQNWKAFLFGSSDAGNSITVDKPPAALWPMEISARIFGVNTWSLQVPQVLLGTASVALLYAIVGKRFGPGAGLLAGSALALTPVATLMFRYNNPDALLVFLMIAAVWALLRAVEDGRTRWIALCGALVGLGFLAKQLQVMLVVPALGATYLACGPRPLLVRLGQSLVGAVSALVAGGWWVLLVELTPARDRPYVGGSTNNSFLDLTFGYNGLERLRGGEGGGPPAPWGGSTGLTRMFSDVAGSQISWLLPAALVFLAAGLVLCRGAGRTDPARAFYLAWGGWLITTAGVFSFMTGLFHDYYTVALSPAVAALVGAGAAQLWRLRRTRGAALVLAATTAATAAWSWVLLGRSPEFLPPLRWAVLAFGAGAAVLIATAASAARWRSTVTLVSAALAVFAGPLAYCVQTLGTTHTGGIVTAGPEIPDAKTPFPQSASPGTTGGNSVGPALPGPANVTAGMVALLSKDAGGYRWAAAAQGSNEAAEYQLATGLPVMPLGGFIGGDPAPTLAEFQRYVAECEIHYYIAPGERGPRPPAGFDAPQEADMAQEAEEPSEADKIAAWVSRNYRAEVVDGVTVYDLTAAPTSGR; this is encoded by the coding sequence ATGCGCGCACCAGACTTGCTTGAGGAGCAAGCCGGCTCGGCGGCGGGGACGACAGGCATGAGGGCCGCGCCCGGCCGCCGGAGAGCGGCCGTTCCGAAACACCGTTGGGCTGTCGCGGCGTTGCTGGTCTCGACGACCGGGTTTTGGCTGATCGGGCTGAGCCGCAACGGGTGGGCGAACGCCTTTTACTCCGCTGCGGCGCAGGCCGGGACCCAGAACTGGAAGGCGTTCTTGTTCGGCTCGTCCGACGCGGGCAATTCGATCACCGTCGACAAACCTCCGGCGGCGCTGTGGCCGATGGAGATCTCCGCGCGGATCTTCGGGGTCAACACTTGGTCGCTCCAAGTGCCCCAGGTGCTTTTGGGGACGGCTTCCGTCGCGCTGCTGTACGCCATCGTCGGGAAGCGGTTCGGTCCCGGCGCGGGCCTGCTCGCGGGGTCCGCGCTGGCGCTGACCCCGGTGGCCACGCTGATGTTCCGCTACAACAACCCCGACGCGCTGCTGGTCTTCTTGATGATCGCCGCCGTGTGGGCGTTGCTGCGCGCGGTGGAGGACGGCCGCACGCGGTGGATCGCGTTGTGCGGCGCCTTGGTCGGTCTGGGCTTTTTGGCCAAACAGCTGCAAGTCATGCTCGTTGTCCCCGCGCTGGGCGCGACCTATCTGGCGTGCGGACCGAGGCCGCTGCTGGTCCGGCTGGGCCAGTCGTTGGTCGGCGCTGTTTCCGCGCTCGTCGCGGGCGGATGGTGGGTGCTGCTGGTGGAGCTCACCCCCGCTCGCGACCGCCCCTACGTCGGAGGCTCCACGAACAACAGCTTCCTGGACCTGACCTTCGGCTACAACGGCCTCGAACGCTTGCGCGGCGGAGAAGGCGGCGGTCCCCCGGCCCCGTGGGGCGGCAGCACCGGACTGACGCGCATGTTCAGCGATGTCGCCGGGTCGCAGATCTCCTGGCTCTTGCCCGCCGCGCTGGTCTTCCTCGCAGCTGGCCTCGTGCTCTGCAGAGGAGCCGGGCGCACCGATCCCGCGCGGGCCTTCTACCTGGCGTGGGGCGGCTGGCTGATCACGACTGCGGGCGTGTTCAGCTTCATGACGGGCCTCTTCCACGACTACTACACCGTTGCCCTCTCGCCCGCTGTCGCAGCGCTCGTCGGGGCCGGGGCGGCGCAGCTGTGGCGGCTCCGACGGACGCGCGGGGCTGCGCTGGTCCTCGCGGCGACGACAGCCGCCACGGCGGCTTGGTCGTGGGTCCTGCTCGGGCGCTCGCCGGAGTTTCTGCCGCCCCTGCGCTGGGCGGTCTTGGCCTTCGGGGCCGGGGCCGCTGTCTTGATCGCCACTGCGGCGTCCGCGGCGCGTTGGCGCAGCACCGTGACTCTCGTGTCCGCCGCTCTCGCCGTGTTCGCGGGCCCTTTGGCGTACTGCGTCCAGACGCTGGGCACAACGCACACCGGCGGCATCGTCACGGCGGGGCCGGAGATTCCCGACGCGAAGACGCCCTTTCCGCAGTCAGCCTCCCCGGGGACGACAGGGGGGAACAGCGTCGGCCCGGCCCTGCCCGGCCCCGCCAACGTCACCGCGGGGATGGTCGCGCTCCTGTCGAAAGACGCGGGCGGGTACCGCTGGGCCGCCGCCGCGCAAGGTTCCAACGAAGCCGCCGAGTACCAGCTCGCGACGGGATTGCCCGTCATGCCGCTCGGCGGATTCATCGGCGGGGACCCCGCACCGACGCTCGCCGAGTTCCAGCGGTACGTCGCCGAGTGCGAAATCCACTACTACATAGCCCCCGGCGAACGCGGTCCGCGCCCGCCCGCCGGCTTCGACGCGCCGCAGGAGGCGGACATGGCGCAGGAGGCGGAGGAGCCTTCCGAAGCAGACAAAATCGCGGCCTGGGTCTCCCGGAATTACCGCGCTGAAGTGGTTGACGGCGTGACTGTCTACGACCTGACAGCCGCGCCCACGTCCGGGCGATGA
- a CDS encoding SDR family NAD(P)-dependent oxidoreductase yields the protein MSAPTTLQRAEELLMEVVGPRRLKSLDKLSAEVRGKVALVTGASFGQGEATAKLLARAGAVVVIAARTKERLDEIVAEIQEQGGQAHAYQVDMGDLRAVDQFAADVLADHGHVDYLVHNAGKSLRRSIYLSCERPKDMDAMVGVNFLGPMRLTMALLPSMRERRSGHIVNICTAGVLFPVAPRWGFYQACKAGFDVWLRSVAMETRADGIGLSTVYAGHLKTRMVATGWVHMTPGHTPEQAAQVIARSLVSKPRIQAPYIGRPSEIAAAIFRTPLEMWLGFVNKHTKETEASIRAFEAAKAKLSEQPAR from the coding sequence ATGAGCGCTCCGACGACCCTGCAGCGAGCGGAAGAGCTGCTGATGGAGGTGGTCGGCCCGCGCCGGCTGAAAAGCCTCGACAAGCTGAGCGCCGAGGTGCGGGGAAAAGTCGCCCTGGTCACCGGGGCCTCGTTCGGCCAAGGCGAGGCTACGGCCAAACTTCTGGCCAGGGCGGGCGCGGTCGTCGTCATCGCCGCGCGCACGAAAGAACGCCTGGACGAGATCGTCGCGGAAATCCAGGAGCAAGGCGGTCAAGCGCACGCGTACCAAGTCGATATGGGGGACTTGCGCGCCGTCGACCAGTTCGCGGCGGACGTGCTCGCCGACCACGGCCATGTGGACTACCTCGTCCACAACGCGGGCAAATCACTGCGCCGCTCCATCTATCTCTCCTGCGAGCGGCCCAAGGACATGGACGCGATGGTGGGTGTCAATTTCCTCGGCCCGATGCGGTTGACCATGGCGCTCCTGCCGAGCATGCGCGAGCGCCGCAGCGGGCACATCGTGAACATCTGCACGGCCGGGGTGCTCTTCCCGGTCGCGCCGCGCTGGGGGTTCTACCAGGCGTGCAAGGCCGGTTTCGACGTGTGGCTGCGCTCAGTGGCGATGGAGACCAGGGCCGACGGGATCGGGCTCAGCACGGTCTACGCGGGGCATCTGAAAACCAGAATGGTGGCCACAGGCTGGGTGCACATGACTCCGGGGCACACTCCCGAGCAGGCGGCCCAGGTCATCGCCCGCTCGCTGGTGTCCAAGCCCCGCATACAAGCTCCGTACATCGGGCGCCCGTCGGAGATCGCCGCCGCAATTTTCCGCACCCCGTTGGAGATGTGGCTCGGCTTCGTGAACAAGCACACCAAAGAGACCGAAGCCTCGATCCGCGCTTTTGAGGCGGCGAAGGCGAAGCTCTCCGAGCAGCCCGCGCGCTGA
- a CDS encoding SGNH/GDSL hydrolase family protein, translating to MSTLVALFALPAAGAGAEPERQPVRHYVALGDSYVSKPGVRGLDPDGPNCARTDENYPAAVAAALGLEPGNGFTDASCAGAKSGALAGEQLSVLGVVVPPQLDAVTEDTDLVTVTFGANDQDFMFKQVTTCLMIDLTDRDGCRKQGPEEQPLLSEQGFAGVRDNIHRDLRGAVDVIKSKAPNSRIALVGYPQAFVSGRECTASLPMTSGDAAWINERLQGINATMQQVAKETGTIYVDVYTPSTGHGICSTGPTWVSGFVTTNWLETEPMHLTPLGAQELGKIIAAKVRP from the coding sequence TTGTCCACCCTTGTGGCGCTCTTCGCCTTGCCTGCGGCAGGGGCGGGCGCGGAGCCGGAGCGGCAACCGGTGCGGCATTATGTGGCGCTCGGCGACTCGTATGTGAGCAAGCCCGGCGTCCGGGGACTGGACCCGGACGGGCCGAATTGCGCGAGGACTGACGAGAATTACCCGGCCGCGGTGGCAGCGGCTCTCGGCCTGGAGCCGGGCAACGGTTTCACCGACGCGAGCTGCGCGGGCGCGAAGAGCGGCGCGCTGGCGGGCGAGCAATTGAGCGTTCTCGGGGTTGTGGTCCCGCCGCAGTTGGACGCGGTGACGGAGGACACCGACCTTGTGACGGTGACTTTTGGGGCGAACGATCAAGATTTCATGTTCAAACAGGTCACCACATGCCTGATGATCGACCTCACGGATCGGGACGGCTGCCGCAAACAAGGGCCGGAGGAGCAGCCGCTTCTGAGCGAGCAGGGTTTCGCTGGGGTCCGCGACAATATCCACCGGGATCTGCGCGGCGCTGTGGATGTGATCAAAAGCAAAGCCCCGAACAGCAGGATCGCTTTGGTCGGGTACCCGCAGGCTTTCGTCAGCGGACGCGAGTGCACGGCGTCGTTGCCGATGACTTCAGGCGACGCGGCGTGGATCAATGAGAGGCTTCAGGGCATCAACGCGACCATGCAGCAGGTGGCCAAAGAGACCGGGACGATCTATGTGGACGTCTACACTCCTTCGACGGGGCACGGGATCTGTTCGACGGGGCCGACGTGGGTGTCCGGATTTGTCACGACGAACTGGCTGGAGACCGAGCCGATGCATCTGACTCCGCTCGGAGCGCAAGAGCTCGGAAAAATCATTGCCGCGAAGGTCAGGCCGTGA
- a CDS encoding TetR/AcrR family transcriptional regulator, producing MPRMTRADSQAQTRALLLASARKLFLRDGYNATGIAAVTEHAGFSSGAFYSNFPSKAALALEVLQEIQTERTKELETILRSRAADIGARIDSWSEEVLRSGWPLLELEFALAVRGDHEFVQQEGGRHVQSVAFITKAMEDFLPPELVELMPVNQVAEAVMNLVVGVAVRRIIDPKVSFAPLSELASLVSPFVGADGTAAADSSSTGVIDLGSR from the coding sequence ATGCCCCGCATGACCCGCGCAGACAGCCAGGCGCAGACCCGCGCGCTGCTGCTCGCCTCCGCGCGCAAACTGTTCTTGCGGGACGGCTACAACGCCACCGGGATCGCCGCCGTCACCGAGCACGCAGGGTTCAGCAGCGGCGCTTTCTACTCGAACTTCCCCAGCAAAGCGGCCCTCGCATTGGAGGTTTTGCAGGAAATCCAAACCGAACGGACCAAAGAGCTCGAAACGATCCTGCGCTCGCGCGCCGCCGACATCGGCGCTCGGATCGACAGCTGGAGCGAGGAGGTGCTGCGCAGCGGGTGGCCCCTGCTGGAGCTGGAATTCGCCCTCGCCGTTCGCGGCGATCACGAATTCGTGCAGCAAGAAGGGGGGCGACATGTGCAGAGCGTGGCGTTCATCACCAAAGCCATGGAGGATTTCTTGCCCCCCGAACTCGTCGAATTGATGCCGGTCAACCAGGTCGCCGAGGCCGTGATGAACCTTGTCGTGGGCGTCGCGGTGCGCAGGATCATCGACCCGAAAGTCTCATTCGCGCCGCTCAGCGAACTCGCGAGCCTCGTCAGCCCTTTCGTGGGGGCCGATGGGACAGCTGCGGCAGACTCCAGTTCGACGGGCGTGATCGACCTCGGATCCCGCTGA
- a CDS encoding glycosyltransferase, which translates to MKSLAPHRPPNTFRPDAIVLAKRHGVPVLDVVMPVRNEAKALEQSVRRLHGYMREHLPYQTRITIADEASEDDTPRVTQALAEELDGLRVLRFEQKGRGGALNAAWSSSSAPVLASMGVGLSIDLAALAPLTAPLISGHSDVALGFRARHGALGGVSRAEAMLLAVVLRAKFPKARCGLTAIRAEAARELLPHVADADHFFDTELLILAERVGLRLHEVPVDCAADGDRPDAAPPVGDLRGCARLVWERLVGAVPVRHLADRLGSTPARGFLLRQLVRLASSGRQVSEAADARTRLA; encoded by the coding sequence ATGAAGAGTCTCGCGCCACACCGTCCCCCCAACACTTTCCGTCCCGACGCCATTGTGTTGGCCAAGCGCCACGGGGTCCCGGTCCTCGATGTCGTCATGCCGGTGCGCAACGAAGCGAAGGCTTTGGAGCAATCCGTGCGGCGGCTGCACGGCTACATGCGGGAGCATTTGCCGTACCAGACGCGGATCACGATCGCCGACGAGGCCAGCGAGGACGACACGCCCCGCGTGACGCAGGCTCTGGCCGAAGAGCTGGACGGGCTGCGGGTGCTGCGTTTCGAGCAGAAAGGGCGCGGCGGGGCCTTGAACGCGGCGTGGTCGTCCTCGTCCGCCCCGGTGCTGGCCTCGATGGGGGTCGGCCTTTCCATCGATCTTGCGGCGCTCGCGCCGCTCACGGCCCCGCTGATCTCCGGGCATTCCGACGTGGCGCTGGGCTTCCGCGCGCGACACGGCGCCCTGGGGGGCGTGTCGCGCGCGGAAGCCATGTTGCTCGCAGTCGTCCTGCGGGCGAAATTCCCCAAAGCCCGGTGCGGTTTGACCGCTATCCGCGCCGAGGCCGCCCGCGAGTTGCTGCCGCATGTGGCTGACGCGGACCACTTCTTCGACACCGAGTTGTTGATCTTGGCCGAACGCGTCGGGCTGCGCCTGCACGAGGTGCCCGTCGACTGCGCGGCGGACGGCGACCGCCCGGACGCCGCTCCCCCTGTCGGCGACCTCAGGGGCTGCGCCCGGCTCGTGTGGGAGCGCCTTGTCGGGGCCGTCCCGGTCCGCCACCTGGCGGACCGGCTCGGCTCCACCCCCGCCAGGGGTTTCCTGTTGCGCCAACTCGTCCGTCTCGCCTCATCAGGGCGACAGGTTTCGGAGGCCGCCGATGCGCGCACCAGACTTGCTTGA
- a CDS encoding cytochrome P450: protein MEAKIWIRWACLHGSTRAAMRVIGWRGEPLARLVLGRGEGEERYRLLGRLRDQGVLVRKPFVWASGDHGVCRAVLRDNRFAAADAEVVTIPPLLSALFRKTDPQVPNPVEPPAMVAMNPPEHTHYRRLVAQSFTPRAIDKLNDRVVELVTELLDNFEDGQSVDLVRSFAAQLPVTVIAEMLGMSAESREGMLDWGDAGAPLVGLGVTWPQYRRGIAGLREADRDFRAHFDRIRRGACRDDTPFTRLAADGQLSYREFAANAALLVGAGFETTVNLIAHGIVLLLQHPDQLALLRDDPSAWPGAVEEILRFESPVQMTARVAREEVDIAGRRLRPGHVVVLLLGGANRDPSVFPDPDRFDVTRRNAREHLAFGSGVHACVGGALARAEGAVALRMLFERFPGLRLIAPPEPTKMNNLHGYKRLRADLGAAAMEPSR from the coding sequence ATGGAAGCGAAGATCTGGATCCGGTGGGCCTGCCTGCACGGCTCGACCCGCGCGGCCATGCGAGTGATCGGTTGGCGGGGCGAGCCGCTGGCAAGGCTTGTGTTGGGCCGCGGCGAAGGCGAGGAGCGCTACCGGCTGCTCGGTCGGCTCCGGGATCAGGGAGTCCTGGTCAGAAAACCTTTCGTCTGGGCGAGTGGTGACCACGGGGTTTGCCGGGCAGTGCTGCGGGACAACAGATTCGCGGCGGCGGACGCCGAGGTTGTCACTATCCCGCCGCTTTTGTCTGCGCTGTTCCGCAAGACCGACCCCCAGGTGCCCAATCCTGTCGAGCCCCCTGCGATGGTGGCGATGAACCCGCCCGAGCACACGCATTACCGCCGTCTGGTCGCGCAGAGTTTCACGCCCCGCGCGATCGACAAGCTCAACGACAGGGTCGTTGAGCTTGTCACGGAGCTTCTGGACAATTTCGAGGACGGGCAGAGCGTGGATCTGGTCCGGAGCTTCGCCGCGCAGCTCCCGGTGACGGTGATCGCCGAAATGCTCGGCATGTCCGCCGAGTCGCGCGAAGGCATGCTCGACTGGGGCGACGCGGGAGCTCCGTTGGTGGGCCTCGGCGTCACCTGGCCGCAGTACCGCCGGGGCATCGCCGGTTTGCGGGAAGCCGACCGGGATTTCCGCGCGCATTTCGACCGGATACGGCGCGGCGCCTGCCGAGACGACACGCCGTTCACACGGTTGGCCGCTGACGGGCAGCTGTCCTACCGCGAGTTCGCGGCCAACGCCGCCCTCCTCGTCGGAGCTGGTTTCGAGACCACCGTCAATCTGATCGCCCACGGGATCGTCCTCTTGCTCCAACACCCCGACCAGTTGGCGCTGCTGCGCGATGACCCCAGTGCGTGGCCGGGAGCGGTCGAGGAGATTCTGCGTTTTGAGAGCCCCGTGCAGATGACCGCGCGGGTCGCCCGTGAGGAGGTCGACATCGCCGGGCGGCGTTTGCGGCCCGGCCACGTTGTCGTTCTGCTCCTCGGCGGGGCCAATCGGGACCCGAGTGTTTTCCCCGACCCTGATCGGTTCGACGTCACTCGGCGCAACGCGCGCGAGCACCTCGCGTTCGGGTCGGGCGTCCACGCCTGTGTCGGCGGCGCGCTGGCCCGGGCTGAGGGGGCCGTTGCGCTGCGCATGCTGTTCGAGCGTTTCCCCGGTCTTCGCCTCATCGCCCCGCCTGAGCCGACGAAGATGAACAATCTGCACGGCTACAAGCGGCTCCGGGCGGATCTCGGCGCCGCCGCGATGGAGCCGAGCCGATAA